The genomic DNA CGCTTCTCCTCGTCGCGCCCGGCTTGGCGCTCGAGCAGTGCGGCGGCCTCGACCGGCGCTTCGCCTTGCCAATTCCATCCACCGCTGCCCCAAGCCAGGCAACCTTCCTCCCGGAGCGCCTGGAGAACCTTCTCCAGACCGGCCGGATGCTTGGCTTCCAACGCTTGAAGCAAGCGGCCGGCCAAGCCGGCGGGCGCTTCGCGGATTTCGGCGCGTAGAAAAGGCTCGAGGGTCGCTTCCGTCAAGTCGGGCAGCCGAATCGCCGCGGCCGGCGAAGCTTCGGAAGCGGAGGCCCGCCGCGTCCACAGCGCGGCGCCGGCGAAGGCGGCCAGCGTGGCCGGGTCCGGCGCCTCGTTCCAATCCAACAGCAGGGCCCGATCGCCGGCGCCGCCGGCCTGCTCGAGGTATTCCCGCCAAGCCGCCGGATCGCGAAAATGGAGCGGCGCCTCGCCGCTCTGCTGCAACAAGGCCTTGAAGCGGTCGACGATCCGGGTCTTGCCCGCCCCGGCCGGTCCCCAAAGCTCGATCCGTTCGCGGCGCGAAAATCGCCGCGCCAAATCTTCCAGGATTTCGGGGTGGAAGAGATGATCCGATTCCTCCAAGAGATGGGCCGGCGCCCGAGGGCTGCGGATGCTGAAGTTTTCACCAAGACAAAGGTTGAGCTGATCCAGCACCTGGCGGGCGCTGGAAATCCGGGCGGCCGGCTCCCGCGCCACCATCCGGTGGAGCAAATCGGAGAATTCGGGCGGCAGCGCCGGATCGAGGTTTTCGATCTTCAGCGGATCCTCGTAAGTTTGCCGCATCATGATCTCTTGGGGATTCTGGGTCGCGAAGGGGAAGCGCTTCGCGAAGACCTGATGGAGGAGCATTCCCAGCGAGTAAATATCGGTCGCCGGGGCGACCTCCCGCTCCATCAGCATCTCGGGCGCGGCATAGGGCGGCGAGCCGCTGAAGCCGCCGCTTCCGAGGCGGCCTTGCTTCTTCCATTGGGCGATGCCGAAGTCGATCAGCTTGACCGAGAGCTCGCCGGTGCGGTCGGGATCGGTGACCAGGATGTTCGCGGGCTTGAGGTCGAGATGAAGGACGCCGCGCTGGTGAAGGTAATCCAAGGCCCGGAGGACCTGGAGCAGGAGCTGGAAAACCCGGTTCAAGTCGGCCCGGCTGGTCGCCGCCAGGAAATCCTCGCCGTCGACCCACTCGCTGGTGAAGTAAAGCTCCCGCTCGGTCGATCCCAAGTCCTTGACCGCCGCCAGATGGGGATGCTGCAGGAGGCTTAAGGTCGCGAACTCGTTCTTGAGGTCGGCCAAGGCCGGACCGAGGCCCGAAACTTTCTCGACGACCTTGAGGGCCAGCTTTTCCTGATCGGCCAGGCAATCCTCGACCAGATAGACCGCGCCGCCGCCGCCCCGGCCGAGGGCCCGGAGCCGCCGATAGCGTCCGGCGATGAGGGGGGATTTCGAACTTTTTTTAGCGGTGTTTTTCCGGGCCATCGGACATCCGAACGCCGAACTTTTGCAGCAAAGCGATCAAATCCTTCGTCGACAATCCCACCGCCGCCTCGTAGTCGCCCTCCACCTCGGCGATCAGCTCGCGGCCGCGGCCTTGGATGGCGTAAGCGCCGGCTTTGTCCAGCGGCTCGCCGGTGGCGACATAGGCCGCGATCTCAGCGTCGGCCGCCGGCCGCATGAGAATCTTGACCCGGCTCAGCAAGGCCTCCTCGACCCCGCTTCCGGCGTCGATCACCGCCACCGCGGTGTGGATGAGATGGGGCTTGCCGGCCAAATCGCGGAGCATGGCACGAGCATCGGCGGCGTCCCGGGGCTTGCCCAACTTGCGGCCTTGAAACTCGATCAAGGTGTCGCTGCCAATCAACAGAGCATCGGTGAAATCAGGCACCAGCGAGCGGGCCTTGGCTTTGGCGAACTCCACGGCCTCGGCTTCCGGGCTCAGGCCGGGATCGCTCTTCTCCTCGAAGCGCGGCGCGGCCACCTCGAAAGCGAGGC from bacterium includes the following:
- a CDS encoding Maf family protein; the encoded protein is MRRLVLASTSPRRRELLAALGLAFEVAAPRFEEKSDPGLSPEAEAVEFAKAKARSLVPDFTDALLIGSDTLIEFQGRKLGKPRDAADARAMLRDLAGKPHLIHTAVAVIDAGSGVEEALLSRVKILMRPAADAEIAAYVATGEPLDKAGAYAIQGRGRELIAEVEGDYEAAVGLSTKDLIALLQKFGVRMSDGPEKHR
- a CDS encoding protein kinase, giving the protein MARKNTAKKSSKSPLIAGRYRRLRALGRGGGGAVYLVEDCLADQEKLALKVVEKVSGLGPALADLKNEFATLSLLQHPHLAAVKDLGSTERELYFTSEWVDGEDFLAATSRADLNRVFQLLLQVLRALDYLHQRGVLHLDLKPANILVTDPDRTGELSVKLIDFGIAQWKKQGRLGSGGFSGSPPYAAPEMLMEREVAPATDIYSLGMLLHQVFAKRFPFATQNPQEIMMRQTYEDPLKIENLDPALPPEFSDLLHRMVAREPAARISSARQVLDQLNLCLGENFSIRSPRAPAHLLEESDHLFHPEILEDLARRFSRRERIELWGPAGAGKTRIVDRFKALLQQSGEAPLHFRDPAAWREYLEQAGGAGDRALLLDWNEAPDPATLAAFAGAALWTRRASASEASPAAAIRLPDLTEATLEPFLRAEIREAPAGLAGRLLQALEAKHPAGLEKVLQALREEGCLAWGSGGWNWQGEAPVEAAALLERQAGRDEEKRRAAREFLEASGLALPGHALEGLLGFEAGALRDSLRQWLAEGWLRREIRKGLSYYSVASSDPEKGEGPGRDPETASRQLNALYDQGNFAAGVAWIEEWLRRIEPQALPSEVALAGARHLVAEGRAERALALLEGRSISDPSSAGMFHETRARAENLLGRFEAAAGSLAEAEQRYQSVSDRRGLARVHNLRGVLGRAARDWSRAEEQFARAVELATQAGDLYCAGIAQTNLALVYQDQGKVEAAYEGYRQAWDLARREPHPFLLQSLYQKWINLLHHGGKSAEAEAACYEWMKLTLRHRYRDQQAMALNYLSLIAGRRGHLELKAAYLDQALALLDESKQPRFRAQLLVNRAYLNWSLQKFLPAQLDAEAAMNVGRLWPEDRLLGWIDIILGKIYRDRPKPDWEKSAEFFDRGRANILKNQNLESLWEVEFNRGLLAKARGEPERAREAFLEAKKALEDFAGRLPEQLRASYLRDRKLESILEELQYL